One Lacticaseibacillus rhamnosus genomic window carries:
- a CDS encoding cysteine desulfurase family protein, whose translation MQHIYLDNAATTPMAPEVIQTMTDQMQHDFGNASSTHWFGREAHTVMDKSRKVLADSIHAQPGEIVITSGATESNNTAITQTAHARASLGKHIITTAIEHPSVLQPLKALEKEGYRVTYLPVDENGRIRLADFDAALDDDTILVTIMMGNNEVGSRMPISEIGARLVDHQAWFHTDATQAYGLLDIDVNAQHIDMLSVSAHKINGPKGIGFLYRDPKVQFPALLKGGEQELKRRAGTENIAGIAGFASAVKLITPEEKAKRQSKYLGFKQQIMTALDDAKVPYAVNGDIRPDNVNHVFNLWLKGISTYALQTNLDLAGIAVSGGSACTAGSLEPSHVLTAMFGGDSPRLGESIRVSFGGQTTADDIQAFIDTLLPIIKRLTAKQTSR comes from the coding sequence ATGCAACACATTTATCTCGACAATGCTGCCACCACACCGATGGCTCCTGAAGTCATTCAGACCATGACGGATCAAATGCAACATGATTTTGGCAACGCCAGCTCGACTCACTGGTTTGGCCGGGAAGCTCACACGGTAATGGACAAAAGCCGGAAAGTTTTGGCGGACTCGATTCATGCCCAACCCGGCGAGATTGTGATCACCAGTGGGGCAACCGAAAGTAATAATACCGCTATCACCCAGACGGCACATGCGCGTGCGTCATTAGGTAAACACATTATTACCACGGCGATTGAGCATCCCTCTGTGTTGCAGCCGTTAAAGGCCCTTGAAAAAGAAGGTTATCGCGTTACCTATTTGCCTGTGGATGAGAACGGGCGTATCCGGTTAGCTGATTTTGATGCCGCGCTGGATGACGACACCATTTTGGTCACCATCATGATGGGTAACAATGAGGTTGGCAGTCGGATGCCGATTAGTGAAATTGGTGCACGGCTGGTTGACCATCAAGCCTGGTTCCACACCGATGCAACGCAGGCGTATGGCTTGCTTGATATTGACGTCAACGCACAGCACATTGATATGCTTAGTGTTTCGGCCCATAAGATTAATGGTCCAAAGGGGATTGGCTTTTTGTATCGCGATCCGAAAGTTCAGTTCCCTGCGCTTTTAAAAGGTGGCGAACAGGAGCTCAAGCGGCGTGCGGGGACCGAAAATATCGCCGGAATTGCCGGTTTCGCTTCTGCGGTGAAGTTGATTACGCCTGAGGAAAAGGCTAAGCGCCAAAGCAAATATCTCGGCTTTAAGCAACAGATTATGACCGCTCTAGATGATGCAAAGGTGCCATATGCGGTTAATGGCGATATTCGGCCGGACAATGTCAATCACGTGTTCAATTTGTGGTTAAAAGGGATTTCGACTTATGCGCTTCAAACAAATTTGGATTTAGCGGGGATTGCGGTATCTGGCGGGTCAGCCTGCACGGCGGGATCACTGGAGCCATCCCATGTCTTGACGGCCATGTTTGGCGGTGATAGTCCGCGTCTGGGTGAATCAATTCGCGTTTCTTTTGGTGGGCAGACGACTGCAGATGATATTCAGGCGTTTATTGATACCTTATTGCCGATTATCAAACGGTTAACTGCCAAACAAACGAGTCGGTAG
- a CDS encoding DUF1831 domain-containing protein, giving the protein MALASTGSAQGDPKTYRIGSNLKRFTLIDLGFVPTKNGNFQLQRSLDPNSPYTAANKLKMTVAKTLDKFQLDVTTGNGLKAINIFKNDSTKENVEQYEYWINNFIERGVLEPK; this is encoded by the coding sequence ATGGCTTTAGCTTCAACCGGATCGGCTCAAGGGGATCCTAAGACTTATCGAATTGGGTCCAACTTAAAACGATTTACGTTAATTGATTTAGGTTTTGTTCCAACGAAGAATGGTAATTTTCAGCTTCAGCGGTCGTTGGATCCTAATTCACCGTATACCGCGGCGAATAAACTGAAGATGACGGTGGCTAAGACGCTGGACAAGTTTCAGCTGGATGTGACCACAGGCAACGGGCTTAAGGCGATTAACATTTTCAAGAATGACAGCACGAAGGAAAATGTTGAACAATATGAATATTGGATTAACAATTTCATTGAACGTGGTGTGCTCGAGCCTAAATAA
- a CDS encoding ATP-binding cassette domain-containing protein, whose product MFEHGFIEVHDANQNNLQHVNVKIPKDAITVFVGRSGSGKSSLVFDTIAAESRRELNETFPSFTQQYLPKYGQPDVGSIDHLPVAIVVEQKRIGKNARSTLATYTGIYSLLRLLFSRAGKPFIGYSDTFSFNLPQGMCPTCQGLGYVDDIDVSKLIDPNKSLNQGAITFVSFGPDTWRWRRYAYSGLFDNDKPLRDYTPEEMKLLLYAPQQTLKHAPAKWPRTALYEGVVPRIKRSIIGKKEAEHHKAALAEIVTRKPCPDCQGTRLRPEVLTCLINQTNIAQVLQMDLVNVRHFLKAIQVPLVQDVIRELLRKIDALIDIGLGYLSLDRPTETLSGGETQRIKIAKFLTSALVDMVYILDEPSVGLHPHDIELIKRALLRLKEKGNTILIVEHNPALIALGDYIVEVGPGAGTTGGHITFTGTYPQLLASQTLTGRLLKQRLTFRQPRSAKTTIHLPHITRHNLQDVDAAIPLGIETVISGVAGSGKSTLVAALRDHLTVPYIDLAQADIGANIRSTPVTYLKILDPIRKVFAQANHVGSSWFSYNGRGACPRCKGKGVTITNMAFMDPVVSVCEQCHGKRYNDQALGYTFQGKNMADVLAMPIAAAQTFFAQNHDIAKPLENMARVGLDYLTLGQPLTTLSGGEKQRLKLAVELNRTGEIYLLDEPTAGLHLQDVTKLLHLFDDLVAAGNSLIIVEHNLQVISQADWLIDMGPDAGIYGGKILYAGTPQASMEAKQSRTGQALRQYNAAPERQHD is encoded by the coding sequence ATGTTTGAACATGGGTTTATTGAGGTACATGATGCCAATCAGAACAATTTACAACATGTGAATGTGAAGATACCTAAGGATGCCATTACGGTTTTTGTGGGTCGGTCAGGATCAGGCAAATCATCGTTAGTGTTCGATACGATTGCTGCGGAGTCACGGCGGGAGTTGAACGAAACTTTTCCGAGCTTTACCCAGCAATATTTACCAAAGTATGGCCAGCCTGATGTCGGTTCGATCGATCACTTGCCGGTTGCCATTGTGGTGGAGCAAAAACGTATCGGGAAAAACGCTCGCTCAACTTTAGCAACTTACACGGGTATTTACTCACTGTTACGGCTGTTGTTTTCGCGTGCCGGCAAGCCATTCATCGGCTATTCGGACACATTTTCGTTTAATTTACCTCAGGGGATGTGCCCCACCTGCCAAGGCTTAGGTTACGTGGATGATATTGACGTCAGTAAGTTGATTGATCCCAATAAATCGCTTAACCAAGGGGCGATCACCTTTGTCAGTTTTGGACCGGATACTTGGCGTTGGCGGCGTTATGCCTACAGCGGGTTGTTTGATAATGACAAACCTTTACGTGACTACACGCCCGAAGAAATGAAACTGTTACTTTATGCACCGCAACAGACACTGAAGCATGCACCAGCTAAATGGCCCAGAACAGCGCTATATGAAGGTGTCGTGCCTCGCATTAAACGATCCATTATTGGTAAAAAAGAAGCAGAACATCATAAGGCGGCATTGGCAGAAATCGTAACGCGCAAGCCTTGTCCGGATTGCCAAGGGACACGCCTACGTCCGGAAGTGTTAACCTGTTTGATTAATCAAACCAATATTGCCCAAGTGTTGCAGATGGACTTGGTAAACGTACGGCATTTTCTGAAAGCCATTCAAGTGCCGCTGGTTCAGGATGTGATCCGGGAATTATTACGCAAAATTGATGCACTGATTGATATTGGCCTCGGCTATCTTTCTTTAGATCGACCCACCGAGACGCTTTCCGGCGGCGAAACCCAACGGATCAAAATCGCCAAGTTTCTAACCAGTGCTTTGGTCGATATGGTTTATATTCTCGATGAACCAAGTGTTGGGTTACATCCTCACGATATCGAGCTGATCAAGCGGGCACTGCTCCGTCTCAAGGAAAAAGGCAACACCATCTTGATCGTTGAGCATAACCCAGCGCTGATCGCATTAGGCGACTATATTGTTGAGGTTGGGCCCGGTGCTGGCACAACTGGCGGCCACATTACGTTTACCGGCACTTATCCGCAACTATTGGCGAGTCAAACCTTGACGGGGCGTCTGCTTAAACAGCGACTGACATTTCGGCAACCGCGATCGGCTAAAACGACCATCCATTTGCCGCATATTACCCGCCACAACCTTCAAGATGTCGATGCTGCCATCCCACTGGGCATCGAAACGGTTATCTCCGGTGTGGCAGGTTCCGGTAAAAGTACGTTAGTTGCGGCGTTACGTGATCATTTAACGGTGCCGTACATTGATCTGGCCCAAGCGGATATTGGTGCTAATATCCGTTCGACACCCGTGACTTATTTGAAAATCCTTGATCCAATTCGGAAAGTATTTGCTCAAGCCAATCACGTTGGCAGCAGTTGGTTTAGCTACAACGGCCGTGGCGCATGTCCGCGGTGCAAAGGCAAAGGGGTCACCATTACTAACATGGCCTTCATGGATCCGGTTGTTTCCGTTTGCGAACAGTGCCATGGCAAACGTTACAACGATCAGGCACTTGGATATACGTTTCAAGGCAAAAACATGGCAGATGTTTTAGCCATGCCGATTGCCGCAGCGCAGACATTTTTTGCGCAGAATCACGACATTGCCAAGCCGTTAGAAAATATGGCGCGAGTCGGGCTCGATTATCTCACGCTCGGTCAGCCGCTGACGACATTATCTGGTGGGGAAAAACAACGATTGAAGCTTGCTGTTGAATTAAACCGCACTGGCGAAATTTACTTATTGGACGAACCGACTGCCGGGTTGCATCTACAAGACGTCACCAAATTGCTGCATTTGTTTGATGATTTGGTGGCAGCGGGCAACTCACTCATCATTGTTGAGCATAACTTGCAAGTCATCAGTCAGGCCGATTGGCTCATTGACATGGGACCGGATGCTGGTATCTATGGCGGTAAGATTCTCTATGCTGGCACGCCGCAAGCTAGTATGGAGGCTAAGCAATCGCGCACCGGACAGGCTTTACGGCAATATAATGCAGCACCGGAGCGTCAGCACGATTA